The proteins below are encoded in one region of Hordeum vulgare subsp. vulgare chromosome 3H, MorexV3_pseudomolecules_assembly, whole genome shotgun sequence:
- the LOC123445255 gene encoding probable histidine kinase 3, giving the protein MTGAARSARGGGEGGAAGMEGKGGAAAAAGLVGFLGMGFDRVRLLPLPLPLPEKLSAKALRSHVRSTCHGSREARERRWRWMAMLWVVGWTLICLQVFRYSNSGAVEKRRDSLASMCDERARMLQDQFNVSMNHLQALAILVNTFHHSQTPSAITQATFARYAERTAFERPLTSGVAYAVRVTHAERDQFERQQGWSIKKMYSSPSSQGPGDAAVAEIRGPADEYAPVIFAQDAYKNVISFDMLSGADDRENIIRARESGKGVLTAPFQLLNGRLGVILTYSVYKSEPPANARPQERIQAAVGYLGGIFDIEALVDKLLHQLAGKQSIMVNVYDTTTKEKPISMYGSNDTGGGMYHNSTLNFGDPSRRHEMHCRFMQKPPLPWLAITSSLGIYVIFLLIGYIIYATVHRIAKVEDDLQIMKDLKKRAEAADVAKSQFLATVSHEIRTPMNGVLGMLQMLMDTDLDTTQQDYVRTAQASGKALVSLINEVLDQAKIESGKLELDAVPLDVRLVCDDILSLFCGKAQEKGLELAVYVSDQVPQTLIGDPNRMRQIITNLMGNSIKFTERGHIYLTVHVVEEVMCSLDVETEIQNTYNTLSGCEVAKRRLSWQSFRLFNMDLHSSELPFAPIMPETIRLIISVEDTGVGIPLEAQSRIFTPFMQVGPSIARIHGGTGIGLSISKCLVHLMKGEIGFVSKHHVGSTFSFTAVLSRARPNANVNKSPGFKGVSALVVDHRPVRANVTKYHLQRLGVKTELTNDVSQVIPKMNCASLVTRLVLVDKETWLKESHSMPQLLSKLRSKDQSDPPKVFLLENPTNSIKSSSNISREHNLNVIMKPLRASMLEASLRRVLGGVDKAHVKNGLVGNSALGSLLHKRKIIVVDDNAVNLKVAAGALKKYGAEVICADSGKKAIALLKPPHSFDACFMDIQMPEMDGFEATKRIRMMERELNERVERGEAPPECANVRRWRTPILAMTADVIQATYEHCLKCEMDGYVSKPFEGEQLYREVTRFFQNHDHVQ; this is encoded by the exons ATGACCGGCGCTGCTCGCTCGGCACGAGGCGGCGGGGAGGGGGGCGCGGCGGGGATGGAGGGGaagggcggcgcggcggcggcggccgggctGGTGGGGTTCCTCGGGATGGGGTTCGACAGGGTGCggctgctgccgctgccgctgccgctgcccgagAAGCTGTCGGCCAAGGCGCTGCGGAGCCACGTGCGCAGCACCTGCCACGGCTCGCGGGAGGCGCGGGAGCGCCGGTGGCGGTGGATGGCGATGCTGTGGGTCGTCGGCTGGACGCTCATCTGCCTGCAGGTCTTCCGATACTCCAACTCGGGCGCCGTCGAGAAGCGCCGCGACTCGCTCGCCAGCATGTGCGACGAGCGCGCCCGCATGCTCCAGGACCAGTTCAACGTCAGCATGAACCACCTCCAGGCGCTCGCCATCCTCGTCAACACCTTCCACCACTCGCAGACCCCCTCCGCCATCACCCAG GCGACGTTCGCGAGGTACGCGGAGAGGACGGCGTTCGAGCGGCCGCTGACGAGCGGGGTGGCGTACGCGGTGCGGGTCACGCACGCCGAGCGGGACCAGTTCGAGCGGCAGCAGGGGTGGAGCATCAAGAAGATGTACTCCTCCCCGAGCTCGCAGGGGCCCGGCGACGCCGCCGTCGCGGAGATCCGCGGCCCGGCCGACGAGTACGCCCCCGTCATCTTCGCGCAGGACGCCTACAAGAACGTCATCTCCTTCGACATGCTCTCCGGCGCC GATGATCGCGAGAACATCATACGGGCTAGAGAATCCGGGAAGGGTGTTCTGACCGCTCCTTTCCAGCTGCTCAACGGCCGCCTCGGGGTGATCTTGACATACTCCGTGTACAAGTCCGAGCCCCCCGCGAATGCGAGGCCGCAGGAGCGCATCCAAGCCGCCGTGGG CTATCTCGGTGGCATATTTGATATAGAAGCGCTTGTCGATAAGCTGCTCCATCAGCTCGCGGGGAAGCAATCCATCATGGTGAACGTGTATGATACTACCACTAAAGAGAAGCCCATCAGTATGTACGGTTCGAACGATACGGGCGGTGGGATGTACCATAACAGCACGCTCAACTTTGGCGATCCATCTAGACGGCATGAGATGCATTGCAG GTTCATGCAAAAGCCACCGTTGCCATGGCTTGCAATTACATCATCCTTAGGGATTTATGTGATATTTTTGCTCATTGGCTATATAATCTATGCTACTGTGCACCGTATCGCGAAAGTTGAAGACGATCTTCAAATTATGAAGGATCTCAAGAAGCGCGCGGAAGCTGCAGATGTTGCCAAGTCACAG TTCCTTGCTACGGTTTCACATGAGATCAGAACTCCAATGAATGGGGTTTTAG GAATGCTCCAAATGCTCATGGATACTGATCTGGACACAACTCAGCAAGACTATGTTAGAACAGCCCAAGCCAGTGGAAAAGCTTTAGTGTCCCTCATAAACGAGGTTCTTGATCAGGCGAAGATAGAATCTGGCAAACTCGAGCTTGATGCAGTGCCCCTTGATGTTAGACTAGTCTGTGATGACATCTTGTCTCTCTTCTGTGGAAAAGCTCAGGAGAAAGGGCTGGAG TTGGCAGTGTATGTCTCTGATCAAGTTCCACAAACACTTATTGGCGATCCGAATAGAATGAGGCAAATCATTACAAATCTCATGGGAAACTCCATAAAA TTTACAGAAAGAGGACATATCTATTTGACGGTTCATGTTGTCGAAGAGGTGATGTGTTCTTTAGATGTGGAAACGGAAATTCAAAACACATACAACACCTTAAGTGGCTGCGAAGTAGCTAAAAGAAGGCTTAGTTGGCAGAGCTTCCGACTTTTCAATATGGATCTACACTCGTCCGAGTTGCCCTTTGCTCCCATCATGCCTGAAACGATAAGATTGATAATATCAGTTGAAGATACTGGTGTCGGCATCCCGCTTGAAGCCCAATCCCGCATATTCACGCCTTTCATGCAGGTTGGTCCGTCCATTGCCCGCATCCATGGGGGCACTGGCATCGGATTGAGCATCAGCAAGTGCCTGGTTCATCTCATGAAGGGGGAGATTGGGTTTGTAAGCAAACACCATGTTGGTTCTACGTTCTCCTTCACTGCAGTACTTTCGAGGGCACGCCCCAATGCAAATGTCAACAAATCACCAGGGTTTAAAGGGGTCAGTGCATTGGTAGTTGATCATAGGCCGGTTCGTGCCAATGTTACCAAGTATCATTTACAAAGGCTTGGAGTCAAAACGGAATTGACCAATGATGTAAGCCAGGTTATTCCTAAGATGAACTGCGCATCACTAGTTACAAGGCTAGTGCTAGTTGACAAGGAGACCTGGCTTAAGGAATCCCATTCAATGCCTCAATTGCTTAGCAAATTGCGGAGCAAAGATCAGTCAGACCCTCCGAAGGTCTTTCTTTTGGAGAACCCTACGAATTCTATCAAGAGCAGTTCAAATATATCCAGGGAGCATAACTTGAATGTAATCATGAAGCCGCTTCGTGCAAGTATGCTTGAGGCCTCACTAAGGCGGGTTTTGGGTGGAGTAGATAAGGCGCATGTCAAGAATGGACTGGTTGGCAACTCAGCGTTGGGTAGCCTTCTTCACAAGAGGAAAATCATTGTGGTTGACGACAACGCTGTGAACCTTAAAGTGGCTGCTGGTGCTCTCAAGAAGTACGGGGCAGAAGTAATTTGCGCAGACAGTGGGAAGAAAGCAATTGCATTGCTAAAACCACCTCACAGTTTTGATGCTTGTTTCATGGACATACAAATGCCAGAAATGGATGG GTTTGAAGCCACCAAGAGAATCAGAATGATGGAAAGAGAGCTAAATGAGCGGGTAGAACGCGGAGAGGCTCCACCAGAATGTGCTAACGTTAGGAGGTGGCGAACTCCGATACTGGCAATGACAGCAGACGTTATCCAGGCAACATATGAGCACTGTTTGAAATGTGAAATGGATGGCTATGTCTCCAAGCCATTTGAAGGGGAGCAGTTGTACAGAGAAGTAACTCGATTTTTCCAAAATCATGACCATGTTCAGTAG
- the LOC123445256 gene encoding calmodulin-binding transcription activator 4-like isoform X1 codes for MQRQQQQGLDIQRLQQAVRTRWLKPREVLDILQNSELFGIHNRTPQRPPSGSWFLFNRRVHRFFRNDGYVWQKKKNGKSGNESHEYLKVDNVKALNCYYARAENNPRLMRRIYWMLEPAYEHIVLVHYRDVLEGSISVSVLNGSPTSNQNGSASRADAHSSPGLTSEIIAPLLNSYSPGSAEEVSSQIPTINNETNDISLFDWRRTLEMQLSLENKERHDVNTDEVLPNHDPIHVHGIQNEELDACINLADVFELDHAEGSHPYPDPIDDALIYSGTCWDWEDDQLNSILHPASVTVDENRRFHIHDVSPEWAFCSESAKVVIAGDFPSNPSNSSWVLFGDFKVPVEIVQEGVIRCYTPHLGAGKVRMCMLDENGKPCSEDREFEFVEKPTSTTINGNGKPSSEAREFEFQQWPTKSDDELLLLLNYVQMLFCSHGCELFSKFRLPLPNVQFGFPVNPSEIIGRTCEQLDRENTVNCIMEVVLNNKFKDWLSSKFEQNSEGEYLLPKQYHGVIHTIAALGYDWALEPLLSSGVPINFRDANGWTALHWAARFGRKQMVAVLLTAGAAVGALSDPTAEDPAAKTPASIAYTYGFKGLSAFLSEAELTSTLHSLESKENGNLVDHNGGVSISSAVDRISDKCAHVDGGTDDQLALKDSLGAIRNAVQAAGRIQATFRVFSLEKKKQKALQNGDSSASPSIIARAALSIQKNFRCWKKRKEFQRIRKNVIKIQARFRAHRERNKYKELLQSVGILEKIMLRWFRKGVGLRGISSRAMPIDQDEEEDIVRVFRKERVETAVSEAVSRVSAIVGCPVARLDYRKMLEIHQQAKVGHGK; via the exons Atgcagcggcagcagcagcaag GTCTCGACATACAAAGGCTGCAGCAGGCGGTGAGGACGCGGTGGCTCAAGCCCAGAGAGGTCCTCGATATATTGCAGAATTCCGAGCTGTTCGGGATCCACAATAGGACCCCTCAGAGGCCACCGA GTGGTTCTTGGTTTCTTTTCAACCGAAGGGTGCATCGCTTCTTCCGGAATGATGGGTATGTGTggcagaaaaagaaaaatgggaaGAGCGGCAACGAATCCCATGAGTACCTTAAG GTTGATAATGTAAAGGCTCTGAATTGCTACTATGCTCGTGCAGAAAATAATCCTAGACTCATGAGGCGGATATATTGGATGCTTGAACC GGCTTATGAGCACATTGTTCTTGTCCACTATAGAGACGTTCTAGAG GGCAGCATTTCAGTATCAGTGCTAAACGGTTCGCCAACCTCCAACCAGAATGGCAGTGCTAGCAGAGCTGATGCACATAGTTCGCCAGGGTTGACTAGTGAGATAATTGCGCCACTTCTCAACTCGTACAGCCCAGGATCTGCGGAAGAAGTTAGTTCCCAGATCCCGACCATAAACAATGAAACAAATGATATAAGTCTATTTGATTGGCGGCGGACGCTTGAAATGCAGCTGAGTCTGGAAAACAAGGAGCGTCATGATGTTAACACTGATGAGGTTCTGCCAAATCATGATCCTATCCATGTGCATGGGATTCAGAATGAAGAATTAGACGCATGTATAAACCTTGCAGATGTCTTTGAACTGGACCATGCTGAAGGAAGCCATCCTTATCCCGATCCTATCGATGATGCCCTCATATATTCAG GAACATGCTGGGACTGGGAGGATGACCAACTTAATTCTATTCTACATCCAGCTTCTGTGACAGTTGATGAAAACCGAAGGTTTCATATTCATGATGTTTCTCCAGAATGGGCATTTTGTTCTGAAAGTGCAAAG GTTGTCATTGCAGGGGACTTCCCTTCCAACCCCTCCAATAGTTCATGGGTACTATTTGGTGATTTTAAGGTACCTGTGGAAATTGTCCAGGAAGGTGTCATCCGTTGTTATACTCCACACCTTGGTGCTGGGAAGGTGAGAATGTGCATGCTCGATGAGAATGGGAAACCTTGCAGTGAAGATCGAGAATTTGAATTCGTTGAAAAGCCTACCAGCACAACGATTAATGGGAACGGGAAACCCAGCAGTGAAGCACGAGAATTTGAATTCCAACAGTGGCCTACCAAAAGTGACGATGAGCTGTTGTTGCTTCTCAACTATGTGCAGAtgcttttttgtagtcatggctgtGAACTCTTCTCAAAGTTCAGGTTGCCACTCCCAAATGTTCAGTTTGGTTTCCCAGTTAACCCCTCAGAGATTATAGGGAGAACATGTGAGCAGCTGGACCGTGAGAACACTGTAAATTGCATCATGGAAGTGGTGCTTAACAATAAGTTCAAGGACTGGCTATCATCCAAATTTGAACAGAATAGTGAAGGGGAGTATTTGCTTCCTAAGCAATACCATGGTGTTATACATACAATTGCTGCATTGGGATACGACTGGGCTTTGGAACCGCTGCTTAGTTCCGGTGTGCCTATAAACTTCCGTGATGCAAATGGGTGGACTGCTCTGCATTGGGCTGCACGATTCGGAAG GAAACAAATGGTAGCGGTTCTTCTTACTGCAGGCGCTGCTGTAGGTGCACTTTCAGACCCAACAGCAGAAGAtcctgctgccaagacacctgctTCGATAGCGTATACATATGGTTTCAAGGGCCTCTCTGCATTTCTTTCAGAAGCAGAACTAACCAGTACCCTTCATTCTCTGGAATCAAAAGAAAATGGAAATCTCGTAGATCACAATGGTGGAGTGAGTATATCTAGCGCTGTGGATAGAATATCAGATAAATGCGCACATGTGGATGGTGGAACTGATGATCAGCTTGCACTTAAGGATTCTCTAGGAGCTATCCGAAATGCTGTTCAAGCTGCCGGACGCATACAAGCTACCTTCCGTGTGTTTTCCTtagaaaagaagaaacaaaaggcTCTTCAAAATGGGGATAGCTCTGCTTCACCTTCTATTATCGCAAGAGCTGCATTATCTATCCAGAAGAACTTCAGGTGCTGGAAGAAACGTAAGGAATTTCAGAGAATTCGGAAAAATGTCATCAAGATCCAG GCACGGTTCAGAGCTCACCGAGAAAGAAATAAGTACAAGGAATTACTTCAGAGCGTCGGCATCCTTGAGAAGATCATGCTAAGGTGGTTCCGAAAAGGCGTTGGTCTGCGAGGCATCAGTAGCAGGGCGATGCCAATCGACCaagacgaggaagaagacatCGTGAGGGTTTTCCGCAAGGAAAGAGTGGAAACAGCTGTCAGCGAAGCTGTTTCGAGGGTATCAGCTATCGTCGGCTGCCCTGTCGCAAGGCTGGACTACCGCAAGATGCTCGAAATACACCAACAAGCAAAG GTTGGCCATGGAAAGTAG
- the LOC123445256 gene encoding calmodulin-binding transcription activator 4-like isoform X2, translating to MQRQQQQGLDIQRLQQAVRTRWLKPREVLDILQNSELFGIHNRTPQRPPSGSWFLFNRRVHRFFRNDGYVWQKKKNGKSGNESHEYLKVDNVKALNCYYARAENNPRLMRRIYWMLEPAYEHIVLVHYRDVLEGSISVSVLNGSPTSNQNGSASRADAHSSPGLTSEIIAPLLNSYSPGSAEELSLENKERHDVNTDEVLPNHDPIHVHGIQNEELDACINLADVFELDHAEGSHPYPDPIDDALIYSGTCWDWEDDQLNSILHPASVTVDENRRFHIHDVSPEWAFCSESAKVVIAGDFPSNPSNSSWVLFGDFKVPVEIVQEGVIRCYTPHLGAGKVRMCMLDENGKPCSEDREFEFVEKPTSTTINGNGKPSSEAREFEFQQWPTKSDDELLLLLNYVQMLFCSHGCELFSKFRLPLPNVQFGFPVNPSEIIGRTCEQLDRENTVNCIMEVVLNNKFKDWLSSKFEQNSEGEYLLPKQYHGVIHTIAALGYDWALEPLLSSGVPINFRDANGWTALHWAARFGRKQMVAVLLTAGAAVGALSDPTAEDPAAKTPASIAYTYGFKGLSAFLSEAELTSTLHSLESKENGNLVDHNGGVSISSAVDRISDKCAHVDGGTDDQLALKDSLGAIRNAVQAAGRIQATFRVFSLEKKKQKALQNGDSSASPSIIARAALSIQKNFRCWKKRKEFQRIRKNVIKIQARFRAHRERNKYKELLQSVGILEKIMLRWFRKGVGLRGISSRAMPIDQDEEEDIVRVFRKERVETAVSEAVSRVSAIVGCPVARLDYRKMLEIHQQAKVGHGK from the exons Atgcagcggcagcagcagcaag GTCTCGACATACAAAGGCTGCAGCAGGCGGTGAGGACGCGGTGGCTCAAGCCCAGAGAGGTCCTCGATATATTGCAGAATTCCGAGCTGTTCGGGATCCACAATAGGACCCCTCAGAGGCCACCGA GTGGTTCTTGGTTTCTTTTCAACCGAAGGGTGCATCGCTTCTTCCGGAATGATGGGTATGTGTggcagaaaaagaaaaatgggaaGAGCGGCAACGAATCCCATGAGTACCTTAAG GTTGATAATGTAAAGGCTCTGAATTGCTACTATGCTCGTGCAGAAAATAATCCTAGACTCATGAGGCGGATATATTGGATGCTTGAACC GGCTTATGAGCACATTGTTCTTGTCCACTATAGAGACGTTCTAGAG GGCAGCATTTCAGTATCAGTGCTAAACGGTTCGCCAACCTCCAACCAGAATGGCAGTGCTAGCAGAGCTGATGCACATAGTTCGCCAGGGTTGACTAGTGAGATAATTGCGCCACTTCTCAACTCGTACAGCCCAGGATCTGCGGAAGAA CTGAGTCTGGAAAACAAGGAGCGTCATGATGTTAACACTGATGAGGTTCTGCCAAATCATGATCCTATCCATGTGCATGGGATTCAGAATGAAGAATTAGACGCATGTATAAACCTTGCAGATGTCTTTGAACTGGACCATGCTGAAGGAAGCCATCCTTATCCCGATCCTATCGATGATGCCCTCATATATTCAG GAACATGCTGGGACTGGGAGGATGACCAACTTAATTCTATTCTACATCCAGCTTCTGTGACAGTTGATGAAAACCGAAGGTTTCATATTCATGATGTTTCTCCAGAATGGGCATTTTGTTCTGAAAGTGCAAAG GTTGTCATTGCAGGGGACTTCCCTTCCAACCCCTCCAATAGTTCATGGGTACTATTTGGTGATTTTAAGGTACCTGTGGAAATTGTCCAGGAAGGTGTCATCCGTTGTTATACTCCACACCTTGGTGCTGGGAAGGTGAGAATGTGCATGCTCGATGAGAATGGGAAACCTTGCAGTGAAGATCGAGAATTTGAATTCGTTGAAAAGCCTACCAGCACAACGATTAATGGGAACGGGAAACCCAGCAGTGAAGCACGAGAATTTGAATTCCAACAGTGGCCTACCAAAAGTGACGATGAGCTGTTGTTGCTTCTCAACTATGTGCAGAtgcttttttgtagtcatggctgtGAACTCTTCTCAAAGTTCAGGTTGCCACTCCCAAATGTTCAGTTTGGTTTCCCAGTTAACCCCTCAGAGATTATAGGGAGAACATGTGAGCAGCTGGACCGTGAGAACACTGTAAATTGCATCATGGAAGTGGTGCTTAACAATAAGTTCAAGGACTGGCTATCATCCAAATTTGAACAGAATAGTGAAGGGGAGTATTTGCTTCCTAAGCAATACCATGGTGTTATACATACAATTGCTGCATTGGGATACGACTGGGCTTTGGAACCGCTGCTTAGTTCCGGTGTGCCTATAAACTTCCGTGATGCAAATGGGTGGACTGCTCTGCATTGGGCTGCACGATTCGGAAG GAAACAAATGGTAGCGGTTCTTCTTACTGCAGGCGCTGCTGTAGGTGCACTTTCAGACCCAACAGCAGAAGAtcctgctgccaagacacctgctTCGATAGCGTATACATATGGTTTCAAGGGCCTCTCTGCATTTCTTTCAGAAGCAGAACTAACCAGTACCCTTCATTCTCTGGAATCAAAAGAAAATGGAAATCTCGTAGATCACAATGGTGGAGTGAGTATATCTAGCGCTGTGGATAGAATATCAGATAAATGCGCACATGTGGATGGTGGAACTGATGATCAGCTTGCACTTAAGGATTCTCTAGGAGCTATCCGAAATGCTGTTCAAGCTGCCGGACGCATACAAGCTACCTTCCGTGTGTTTTCCTtagaaaagaagaaacaaaaggcTCTTCAAAATGGGGATAGCTCTGCTTCACCTTCTATTATCGCAAGAGCTGCATTATCTATCCAGAAGAACTTCAGGTGCTGGAAGAAACGTAAGGAATTTCAGAGAATTCGGAAAAATGTCATCAAGATCCAG GCACGGTTCAGAGCTCACCGAGAAAGAAATAAGTACAAGGAATTACTTCAGAGCGTCGGCATCCTTGAGAAGATCATGCTAAGGTGGTTCCGAAAAGGCGTTGGTCTGCGAGGCATCAGTAGCAGGGCGATGCCAATCGACCaagacgaggaagaagacatCGTGAGGGTTTTCCGCAAGGAAAGAGTGGAAACAGCTGTCAGCGAAGCTGTTTCGAGGGTATCAGCTATCGTCGGCTGCCCTGTCGCAAGGCTGGACTACCGCAAGATGCTCGAAATACACCAACAAGCAAAG GTTGGCCATGGAAAGTAG